The Deltaproteobacteria bacterium genome includes a region encoding these proteins:
- a CDS encoding 4-hydroxy-tetrahydrodipicolinate reductase yields MANDSVKAILIGAAGRMGQRLLAAIHETPDVLLAGAVERQDHPHIGRDVGEMAGLGKWNVHLAGSLKEVISSGDVIVDFTNAEAALSNLQVAAEKGKSAVIGSTGFSPTQMVEVRALTQKVPCVLSPNMSVG; encoded by the coding sequence ATGGCCAACGATAGCGTGAAGGCGATTTTAATCGGGGCAGCAGGTAGGATGGGGCAGCGCCTCCTGGCCGCGATCCATGAGACTCCCGATGTTCTCCTGGCCGGTGCCGTGGAACGGCAGGATCATCCCCATATTGGGCGGGACGTGGGCGAAATGGCTGGTTTGGGAAAGTGGAATGTTCACCTTGCCGGGTCCTTAAAGGAGGTTATTTCCTCCGGGGACGTGATCGTCGATTTTACCAACGCCGAAGCGGCTTTAAGCAATTTACAAGTAGCGGCGGAAAAAGGGAAGAGCGCGGTCATCGGGTCCACGGGGTTCTCTCCCACCCAGATGGTGGAAGTTCGGGCATTGACCCAAAAAGTTCCCTGCGTTCTCTCTCCGAACATGAGCGTAGG